A window from Littorina saxatilis isolate snail1 linkage group LG9, US_GU_Lsax_2.0, whole genome shotgun sequence encodes these proteins:
- the LOC138975848 gene encoding uncharacterized protein isoform X1, whose translation MLQKGSSMSSLSKPTSSQGQCWNQRASGMATQGVQNVPPKGQKQGQWQGQGVSSLQQDMAFWCARVEDWYPKLQERTYFLPPVYMNTTGEQAVQIFGTEVFIKRLPADNVPKGVPDVLFNSTVKEDKSQQKVLQALHEVSEAGTEVMFVLSQLNFKDYLPSHSPSATPRLPTPRDLKSQNKDQGDFDVLVLHKHLGVLVGEIKSVGDNFQELGFSEQKKEQEIVKKVKQALKQLDKARDVLNHLTNDQQPPPRIIKTLMLPSISPAQLRQVLDNDPPLKDAICQCLDLPLSSDPIPHCMTSDDVTNPETWWQKRMAVNGPDQAMNDSVYLDLVSRYVHQH comes from the exons GCAGCAGCATGTCAAGTTTGTCCAAGCCCACGTCCTCTCAAGGTCAATGTTGGAACCAACGAGCATCCGGAATGGCAACACAG GGCGTTCAAAATGTGCCGCCAAAAGGCCAAAAGCAAGGTCAATGGCAAGGCCAAGGCGTAAGTTCATTGCAACAAGACATGGCATTCTGGTGCGCGCGGGTGGAGGATTGGTATCCAAAGTTACAAGAACGGACGTACTTCCTGCCGCCTGTCTACATGAACACGACCGGGGAACAGGCGGTACAGATCTTCGGCACGGAGGTGTTCATCAAGCGACTCCCCGCCGACAACGTGCCCAAGGGAGTGCCCGATGTTCTGTTCAACAGTACTGTGAAGGAGGACAAGTCACAGCAGAAAGTCCTGCAGGCTCTGCACGAG GTGTCTGAAGCAGGCACAGAGGTGATGTTTGTCCTTTCCCAGCTCAACTTCAAGGACTATCTGCCGTCCCATTCTCCTTCAGCCACCCCCAGACTGCCCACACCTCGAGACCTCAAGTCTCAGAACAAGGACCAAGGTGACTTTGATGTCTTGGTTCTGCATAAGCATCTGGGCGTCCTCGTCGGTGAGATCAAGTCGGTGGGCGACAACTTCCAAGAGCTTGGCTTCAGCGAGCAGAAGAAGGAACAGGAGATTGTGAAAAAGGTAAAGCAGGCCCTCAAGCAGCTGGACAAAGCGCGCGACGTCTTGAACCACCTCACGAATGACCAACAGCCTCCGCCCAGGATTATCAAGACCCTGATGCTGCCAAGTATCTCTCCTGCCCAGCTTAGGCAAGTTCTGGATAATGACCCTCCACTCAAAGAT GCTATTTGCCAGTGCCTTGACCTGCCCCTCTCCAGTGACCCCATTCCACACTGCATGACGTCTGATGACGTCACCAACCCCGAGACCTGGTGGCAGAAGCGAATGGCAGTCAATGGTCCTGACCAAGCTATGAATGATTCAGTCTACCTTGATCTTGTTTCAAGGTACGTTCACCAACATTGA
- the LOC138975848 gene encoding uncharacterized protein isoform X2 — translation MSSLSKPTSSQGQCWNQRASGMATQGVQNVPPKGQKQGQWQGQGVSSLQQDMAFWCARVEDWYPKLQERTYFLPPVYMNTTGEQAVQIFGTEVFIKRLPADNVPKGVPDVLFNSTVKEDKSQQKVLQALHEVSEAGTEVMFVLSQLNFKDYLPSHSPSATPRLPTPRDLKSQNKDQGDFDVLVLHKHLGVLVGEIKSVGDNFQELGFSEQKKEQEIVKKVKQALKQLDKARDVLNHLTNDQQPPPRIIKTLMLPSISPAQLRQVLDNDPPLKDAICQCLDLPLSSDPIPHCMTSDDVTNPETWWQKRMAVNGPDQAMNDSVYLDLVSRYVHQH, via the exons ATGTCAAGTTTGTCCAAGCCCACGTCCTCTCAAGGTCAATGTTGGAACCAACGAGCATCCGGAATGGCAACACAG GGCGTTCAAAATGTGCCGCCAAAAGGCCAAAAGCAAGGTCAATGGCAAGGCCAAGGCGTAAGTTCATTGCAACAAGACATGGCATTCTGGTGCGCGCGGGTGGAGGATTGGTATCCAAAGTTACAAGAACGGACGTACTTCCTGCCGCCTGTCTACATGAACACGACCGGGGAACAGGCGGTACAGATCTTCGGCACGGAGGTGTTCATCAAGCGACTCCCCGCCGACAACGTGCCCAAGGGAGTGCCCGATGTTCTGTTCAACAGTACTGTGAAGGAGGACAAGTCACAGCAGAAAGTCCTGCAGGCTCTGCACGAG GTGTCTGAAGCAGGCACAGAGGTGATGTTTGTCCTTTCCCAGCTCAACTTCAAGGACTATCTGCCGTCCCATTCTCCTTCAGCCACCCCCAGACTGCCCACACCTCGAGACCTCAAGTCTCAGAACAAGGACCAAGGTGACTTTGATGTCTTGGTTCTGCATAAGCATCTGGGCGTCCTCGTCGGTGAGATCAAGTCGGTGGGCGACAACTTCCAAGAGCTTGGCTTCAGCGAGCAGAAGAAGGAACAGGAGATTGTGAAAAAGGTAAAGCAGGCCCTCAAGCAGCTGGACAAAGCGCGCGACGTCTTGAACCACCTCACGAATGACCAACAGCCTCCGCCCAGGATTATCAAGACCCTGATGCTGCCAAGTATCTCTCCTGCCCAGCTTAGGCAAGTTCTGGATAATGACCCTCCACTCAAAGAT GCTATTTGCCAGTGCCTTGACCTGCCCCTCTCCAGTGACCCCATTCCACACTGCATGACGTCTGATGACGTCACCAACCCCGAGACCTGGTGGCAGAAGCGAATGGCAGTCAATGGTCCTGACCAAGCTATGAATGATTCAGTCTACCTTGATCTTGTTTCAAGGTACGTTCACCAACATTGA
- the LOC138975847 gene encoding tripartite motif-containing protein 54-like produces the protein MATGGDVTEPGTCSVCLDPYRNPKFLQCHHTFCAECIADVANSHNGESFPCPSCRKPTSLPAGGVAALQANFYVKKQQATTAPLKRTLCKIHDDKKLEFYCVKCDEAICLNCKLTKHEQHTTDDLTTAAEQKKVGLATDVARLQNAVDKVMKQVEKTREEQKAVLEKKATVEQNIRNRHAILVAAADKFRDEALESIRSVSTDIESDVAKVLKQQEDNLTQLLNIQQQLEETVSGGPASDVIVATKQVKSGRGSEQAVKKLTSTELSVIRRPVVDFNVTSDVMLQKARDFLGTVSKAEMEDAAPEVKVERRFQCGSDADVEVFSLCHQDDDKRGLWVSYERQGLTGDCPETLFNEDGSKLVGSKKQDKVSNKRYAKGKIMSPKQTTDCINTYCKSLSTKHLRLFNCLSGKADVDITNVLSTEPFKAESKAQFTINIGAHRAFDVDATEQHFVVVEEAKPPNMWRKVKLCQTLGRNPVSTYNNPTHRFQPSDVCFYTLGGQHVLLVTDELNDAIHVVGVEWRRKTFLRYLAPGCPLLIQPTAITVDVDGRLWLACRGGDILKITATQ, from the exons ATGGCAACAGGAGGTGATGTCACCGAACCAGGAACGTGCTCTGTATGTCTCGACCCTTACCGTAACCCCAAGTTCTTGCAATGCCATCACACGTTCTGTGCTGAGTGTATCGCTGACGTGGCCAACAGTCACAACGGAGAATCCTTCCCCTGTCCCTCCTGTCGCAAGCCCACCTCTCTGCCCGCTGGGGGAGTAGCAGCCCTGCAGGCCAACTTCTACGTCAAGAAACAACAGGCCACAACTGCTCCTCTGAAGAGAACGCTGTGTAAGATTCACGATGACAAAAAGTTGGAGTTTTACTGCGTCAAGTGCGACGAAGCCATCTGTCTGAACTGTAAACTGACAAAACACGAACAACATACGACGGATGATCTCACAACTGCCGCTGAGCAGAAAAAAGTGGGGCTTGCTACGGATGTTGCCAGACTGCAAAATGCAGTTGATAAAGTCATGAAGCAAGTCGAGAAGACGAGGGAAGAGCAAAAGGCTGTGTTGGAGAAGAAGGCGACTGTGGAACAAAATATCCGTAACCGACACGCTATATTGGTTGCCGCTGCCGACAAGTTCAGAGATGAAGCTCTGGAGTCTATCCGCTCTGTCAGCACAGACATTGAAAGCGACGTTGCCAAGGTTTTAAAGCAGCAAGAAGACAACCTGACACAACTCCTGAACATTCAGCAGCAGCTGGAAGAAACCGTCAGCGGCGGCCCAGCAAGTGACGTCATTGTCGCCACGAAGCAAGTTAAGAGCGGGCGTGGCAGCGAGCAAGCCGTCAAGAAACTGACGTCCACGGAACTGAGCGTCATTCGCCGTCCAGTTGTCGATTTCAATGTCACAAGCGACGTTATGTTGCAGAAGGCACGTGACTTTCTGGGCACTGTGTCTAAGGCTGAGATGGAGGATGCAGCGCCTGAAGTGAAAGTTGAGAGACGGTTCCAGTGTGGATCAGATGCTGATGTTGAAGTCTTTTCTCTTTGTCATCAAGATGATGACAAACGTGGTTTGTGGGTGTCCTATGAACGGCAGGGGTTAACAGGGGACTGTCCAGAGACACTGTTCAACGAAGACGGCAGTAAACTTGTAGGCAGTAAAAAGCAGGATAAGGTGTCGAATAAACGCTATGCCAAAGGGAAGATCATGTCTCCAAAACAAACGACAGATTGCATCAACACATACTGCAAATCTCTATCAACAAAACATTTGCGACTTTTCAATTGTCTGTCAGGAAAAGCGGACGTCGACATTACCAATGTCTTATCGACAGAACCATTCAAAGCAGAATCAAAAGCACAATTCACCATCAACATTGGAGCCCACCGTGCATTCGACGTGGACGCCACAGAGCAGCACTTCGTGGTGGTGGAAGAAGCCAAACCCCCCAACATGTGGCGCAAGGTCAAGCTGTGCCAGACACTGGGGAGAAACCCTGTCAGCACCTACAATAATCCTACACACCGCTTTCAGCCGTCCGACGTATGTTTCTACACGCTGGGCGGGCAACACGTGCTGCTTGTGACGGATGAGCTGAATGACGCCATTCACGTGGTGGGCGTGGAATGGAGGAGGAAGACGTTTCTGCGCTACCTGGCCCCTGGTTGCCCCTTGCTGATCCAGCCTACAGCCATCACTGTGGATGTCGATGGTCGACTGTGGCTGGCCTGCAGAGGCGGGGACATCCTCAAAATCACTGCTACACAGTG a